The genomic DNA ATTCTATTGAAGTTATACATGACAGACCAGTACAGATAGATGGAGATAAACTTGTAAACAAAGTATCTTTTAAAGAAAACCACATTGAAGTTGATGGAGTATTCGTTATAAAAGATAGTACGGCTCCAAGTGCATTGGTTCCTGGAATAGAGATTGATGGCATTCATATTAAAGTTGACAATAATATGAAGACTAGTATAGATGGATGCTTTGCTGCTGGAGATTGTGTTGGAAAACCATATTCTTATATAAAAGCAGCTGGTCAAGGGCAAATAGCAGCTTTAAATGCTGTTTACTATTTAGATAAATTAAAGAGGGCTTAATATTTATATTGATTAACTTTTTAAAGATATTTATAAAAAACTGTCTTGAAATAATTTTATTATTTCAAGACAGTTTTTTATTTTTAAGTTATTAATAAAAGTATTTTAAAATCTATATGTAATTACTTTTATTAATAAAACTCAAAGTTATATTAGTAAAAATTGGAATTATTTATAATATACTCCAAAATTTAAAAATAATGGTTGAAAAATCTAATTAAGAGTACTATAATTTAATTAAGTAATTACTTAATCAAAACGAGGTACTTATGGAAAACTTGGTTAAAATATTTAAAGCATTGAGTGATGAAACTAGACTTAACATACTTATATTAGTATCCAAGAGAAATATATGTCAAAAGGGGATTTCTAAATATCTAGGGATTTCAGATTCTGCTGTTTCACAACATATAAAAATATTAAAAGATGTTGGGATAATAACAGGATATAAAGAAGGATACTATGTTTTATATCATATTAATAAAGAATCATTTAATATATGTGTAGATTTTATAAATTCTATGTTAAGTAATTCTAGTGAAAGCTTTATAGATGTATTTGATGTAAATACAATACATCTAGGATGCAGTAAAGAATGTAAATCTATAAAAAAATGTTGTAAGAGAAGGGAGAAATAATGATGAAAGTATGTATACCAGTAGAGGAGAATAAAGGATTGGATAGTAAACCATATGGACATTTTGGTTCTGCTCCAATTTTTGTTGTGTGTGATTTAGAAAGTGGAGAAGTTAAATCTTTAGATAATGGAGATTTAGATCATGAACATGGAAAATGTCAACCATTAAAAGCATTGTCAGGGACAGCTGTAGATGCAGTAGTTGTTGGAGGAATAGGACAAGGAGCTATAATTAAATTAAATGGAATGGGAATAAAAGTTTACAGAGCAGAAGGTGATACTATAAGTGCTAATTTAGACTTACTTAAAAATGGAAAATTAGTAGAATTTCCATCAGACCATACTTGCTCACATGACGGATGTGGGCATCATTAAAAAAAACAGCTGATGAAATATATACTTCATCAGCTATTTTTTCTTTTAATAAATACGATTTTATTCTTTTAAAACCAAAATTTAGATTTTTATGTTTTTTGTAGTATCCTTAATAATATTTCAAGTTTACAAGTTTACTACTTTTAGATTTTTTTGGTATGTTTTTCTATATAGTCAATATCATTTAATATGTCATTGAGTTCTTTATTAAGTGTTTTTAAATCATCACCATCTACATTGTAGTTTAAAAATAGTTCCTCTACATTATCAATGATAGAATTGACCTTTCTAGTAACTTCAACAAATGTCTTAAAGTTACTACTATTTTTAGCATTTAGAAATTTTTTTAAATCCTTTGATATAAATGATACTATTTCATATTCATCATTAAATAGACCTCTACCAATAGGATATGGTTCAATTCTCTGTAAAAAATATTGGTCTTTAGCATTAATATTATAAGTATAAGATATTTCCCAACCGTCTCCTAAATCAAACTTGATAAAATATAATGTACTACTTACTTTTGATATTCTTGTGGCACCAAGCTGTCTTAAAAGAACTTCAATCGAATCACCTTGAACAGTATTAATATTCATATATACACATCCCCTTTAGTATTATTATACTATATTTTTTAAAATTTTATAATTAAATAAACAGTAGATATAATAATGGATATAATCATAAGTGGAAAACCTATTTTGAAATACTCCTTAAAAGAGATAGGATGACCGTGTTTATTACCTATACCTGCTAGTACAACATTAGCAGATGCTCCTATTAGTGTTCCATTTCCTCCAAGACAAGCTCCAAGAGATGTTGCCCACCATAGTGGCATTACATCAATACCTTCAGCTTGCATAGTCAAAATAAGAGGAATTAGTGTTGCAACAAATGGAATATTATCTAAGAAAGAAGAGACTATAGCTGACAACCATAATATCAACAACATTGTAAATACAAGATGTCCTTCTGTAAGTCCAATCAATGCTTGAGCCAATTTGTTTATTATCCCAACTTCTACTAATCCACCAACTACTACAAATAATCCCATAAAGAATAAAATTGTAGACCATTCAATACCTGCCATAATTTCATCTACATCTTGTTTTCCTATTAAAAGCATTATAGATGCTCCTGTCAGTGCTACAACAGAAGAATCTATGTGGATTGTACTGTGAAACATAAAACCAAAAAGTATGAATGCTATTAATATAAGGCTTTTTATAAGTAGAGGTTTATCTTTAACAGATTTTTTTTCATCTAGTTTTAATATTGCATTTTTAGCTCTTTCATTCACAACAAGTTCTTTTCCATAAATAAATCTAAAGCATATTATAGTTATAGCAAGTATTACTATAACAGCAGGACCTAAATTTATTACAAAATCCATAAAACTAAGATTGGCAGCACTACCAATCATAATATTTGGAGGGTCTCCTATAAGAGTAGCTGTTCCTCCTATATTTGAAGCTAAAATCTGTGTTATTAAAAATGGAACTGGATTAAGTCCTAATATTTGTGTAATAACTATAGTCATTGGTCCAATAAGTAAGACGGTTGTAACATTATCTAATACAGCTGATAAAATAGCTGTTATAATAGCAAAGCAAATCATTATCTTCCATGGGTCACCTTTGGCTTTCTTTGCAGTCCAGATAGCTATATATTCAAATAACCCCGAGTTTTTGACAACAGCTACAAATAGCATCATACCAACTAATACACCAATAGTATTGAAATCTATATGGCTTAATCCTTCATCAAGTGTAAGTATATTGAATATTATCATTAATAGTGCACCACCAACAGCTGCTACGGATCTGTTTACCTTTTCTGTAATAATAGCTGCCATAACTATTAAAAATATACATATAGCTATTATTTGTTGAAATTCCATAATATAAGTACCTCCATTTGTATTATTTTGTGCCTAATGCTAGTACTATATATAGTATTACTTTTTTATTGTTTTTTCAATGGATGTATGAAAGTATATTATTTAACAAAGTTTTTGAAAAATTGACAGAATTTAAAGAAAATTTTTGTTATTTAAATAAATTTTAAAATTATTCCATTGATAATAATATTAAACGACAAACGAAAAAATATACCCTTTAAACTAGAATTTATTGTATCCAATAACAATTATAAAATATTAAATATATCTATATTATAAAAACAATAAAAAAAGGTTTGATTTGAATATAAAACTGCAATATATTAAAAAAATTATTCATTTTAAACCTTGTAATTTGATTTTATAAATATTATAATTAAATTAATGAATTTTTAACAAGGAATTATTCATTTTTTTGATTTTAAGATTTATT from Clostridioides difficile ATCC 9689 = DSM 1296 includes the following:
- a CDS encoding ArsB/NhaD family transporter, which encodes MEFQQIIAICIFLIVMAAIITEKVNRSVAAVGGALLMIIFNILTLDEGLSHIDFNTIGVLVGMMLFVAVVKNSGLFEYIAIWTAKKAKGDPWKIMICFAIITAILSAVLDNVTTVLLIGPMTIVITQILGLNPVPFLITQILASNIGGTATLIGDPPNIMIGSAANLSFMDFVINLGPAVIVILAITIICFRFIYGKELVVNERAKNAILKLDEKKSVKDKPLLIKSLILIAFILFGFMFHSTIHIDSSVVALTGASIMLLIGKQDVDEIMAGIEWSTILFFMGLFVVVGGLVEVGIINKLAQALIGLTEGHLVFTMLLILWLSAIVSSFLDNIPFVATLIPLILTMQAEGIDVMPLWWATSLGACLGGNGTLIGASANVVLAGIGNKHGHPISFKEYFKIGFPLMIISIIISTVYLIIKF
- a CDS encoding NifB/NifX family molybdenum-iron cluster-binding protein codes for the protein MKVCIPVEENKGLDSKPYGHFGSAPIFVVCDLESGEVKSLDNGDLDHEHGKCQPLKALSGTAVDAVVVGGIGQGAIIKLNGMGIKVYRAEGDTISANLDLLKNGKLVEFPSDHTCSHDGCGHH
- a CDS encoding ArsR/SmtB family transcription factor; protein product: MENLVKIFKALSDETRLNILILVSKRNICQKGISKYLGISDSAVSQHIKILKDVGIITGYKEGYYVLYHINKESFNICVDFINSMLSNSSESFIDVFDVNTIHLGCSKECKSIKKCCKRREK